A part of Bacteroidota bacterium genomic DNA contains:
- the hemW gene encoding radical SAM family heme chaperone HemW — MTSLYVHIPFCARRCVYCDFFFTTTDKNYGAFVQALSVEIEAVGKKHGRGHDGERLPLRTIYLGGGTPSLLPLDEVKTILNAVHAHFDTSHVEEVTFEANPEDLAPTDDPAAGLDYLRGLRAMGVTRLSLGVQSFYDEDLAFMNRVHDAEQAERAVDHALEAFESLSVDFIFGLPEQPFELWGANLEKALRLGVPHLSTYSLTVEERTPLHKQVQRGFVEPVADEAMRERFLFTIDYLTGKGYDHYEVCSFALPRDGDATHRSLHNQAYWRHQNYLGVGPSAHSLWWRTGSLADRWANVRSMRHYRTLLDLHELPTDEIDTLDLESLGDEYVLLSLRLMDEGLDLDHARHRYGFDLQTSRQSALADLQRGGLIRPLDDGRVRLTKEGAVVADAVALKLIGG; from the coding sequence TTGACCTCCCTCTACGTCCATATTCCGTTCTGCGCGCGGCGATGCGTCTACTGCGACTTCTTCTTCACGACGACCGACAAGAACTACGGCGCGTTCGTGCAGGCGCTCAGCGTGGAGATCGAGGCCGTCGGCAAGAAGCATGGCCGCGGGCACGACGGAGAGCGCCTGCCGCTGCGGACGATCTACCTCGGCGGTGGGACGCCCTCGCTGCTGCCGCTGGACGAGGTCAAGACGATCCTCAACGCCGTCCACGCGCACTTCGACACAAGCCATGTCGAGGAAGTGACGTTTGAGGCCAACCCGGAAGACCTCGCGCCCACCGACGACCCCGCTGCGGGGCTCGACTACCTGCGCGGGCTCCGGGCGATGGGCGTCACGCGGCTCTCGCTCGGCGTGCAGTCGTTCTACGACGAGGACCTGGCGTTCATGAACCGCGTCCACGACGCCGAGCAAGCCGAGCGAGCCGTCGACCACGCGCTGGAGGCGTTCGAGAGCCTCTCCGTGGACTTCATCTTTGGCCTGCCGGAGCAGCCGTTCGAGCTGTGGGGCGCCAACCTGGAGAAAGCATTGCGCCTTGGCGTGCCGCACCTCTCGACCTACAGCCTCACCGTCGAGGAGCGGACGCCGCTGCACAAACAAGTCCAGCGCGGCTTCGTCGAACCCGTCGCCGACGAGGCCATGCGCGAGCGGTTTCTCTTCACGATCGACTACCTCACAGGCAAAGGCTACGACCACTACGAGGTCTGCTCGTTCGCCCTGCCACGGGACGGCGACGCCACGCACCGGAGCCTGCACAACCAGGCCTACTGGCGCCACCAGAACTACCTCGGCGTGGGCCCGAGCGCGCACAGCCTGTGGTGGCGCACCGGCTCGCTCGCCGACCGCTGGGCCAACGTGCGCAGCATGCGCCACTACCGCACGCTGCTCGACCTCCACGAGCTCCCCACTGACGAGATCGATACGCTCGACCTCGAATCGCTGGGCGACGAGTACGTCCTGCTGAGCCTCCGCCTCATGGACGAAGGCCTCGACCTCGACCATGCGCGGCACCGCTACGGGTTCGACCTCCAGACGTCGCGCCAGTCCGCCCTCGCCGACTTGCAGCGAGGCGGGCTCATCCGCCCCCTCGACGACGGACGTGTGCGGCTCACGAAGGAAGGCGCCGTCGTGGCCGACGCCGTGGCGCTCAAGCTGATCGGTGGCTGA
- a CDS encoding iron-sulfur cluster assembly accessory protein — MSATLDSPALDHASAGGAAIQITDRAAAKLRAIADQEGVDTDAVYLRVAVVPGGCSGLTYDMGWDTTRRDEDELLNAYGLRIIFDLKSFLYFEGSTLDFSDGLEGRGFHFENPQAMRTCACGESFSL, encoded by the coding sequence ATGTCTGCTACCCTCGACAGTCCAGCCCTCGATCACGCTTCTGCCGGTGGTGCTGCCATCCAGATCACCGACCGGGCTGCCGCCAAGCTCCGCGCCATCGCCGACCAGGAAGGCGTGGACACGGACGCCGTCTACCTCCGCGTAGCCGTTGTGCCGGGCGGCTGCTCGGGACTGACCTACGACATGGGATGGGACACCACCCGCCGCGACGAGGACGAACTGCTCAACGCCTACGGCCTCCGCATCATCTTCGATCTGAAGAGCTTCCTCTACTTCGAGGGCTCGACGCTCGACTTCTCGGACGGCCTCGAAGGCCGTGGCTTCCACTTCGAGAACCCCCAGGCGATGCGCACGTGTGCCTGCGGTGAGTCGTTCTCGCTCTAG
- the trpB gene encoding tryptophan synthase subunit beta, translated as MSFAQPIPAAPATLPDERGRFGAFGGAFVPEILVPALEALKAAYAEAQADPAFQAEYHALLREYVGRPTALTLAPRLAERVAGPKGAPKIYLKREDLCHTGAHKINNTIGQILLARRMGKRRIIAETGAGQHGVATATVCAKFGMPCIVYMGAEDIERQRLNVLRMQLLGAEVRPATSGSQTLKDATNEAIRDWVQDPDNTFYIIGSVVGPHPYPMMVRDFHCVIGEETRAQLKAKEGREVPDAVVACVGGGSNAMGIFYPYLNDDVRLVGAEAAGEGLDGKHAATLTLGEPGILHGAMSLLLQDDAGQVQLAHSVSAGLDYPGVGPEHAYLKTSGRVDYRPVTDREALDGVTLLSETEGIIPALETAHAFAVLADVCADLGPDDLVVVNCSGRGDKDMETIAAYL; from the coding sequence ATGTCGTTCGCCCAGCCCATCCCCGCTGCCCCAGCCACCCTGCCCGACGAACGCGGGCGCTTCGGTGCCTTCGGCGGCGCGTTCGTCCCCGAAATCCTCGTCCCGGCTCTCGAAGCGCTCAAGGCCGCCTATGCCGAAGCGCAGGCCGATCCGGCGTTCCAGGCGGAGTACCACGCGCTGCTCCGGGAGTATGTAGGCCGCCCGACGGCGCTCACGCTCGCACCCCGCCTCGCCGAGCGTGTGGCTGGGCCAAAGGGCGCGCCGAAGATCTACCTCAAGCGCGAGGACCTCTGCCACACCGGCGCGCACAAGATCAACAACACCATCGGGCAGATCCTGCTCGCGCGGCGCATGGGCAAGCGGCGCATCATCGCCGAGACGGGCGCCGGGCAGCATGGCGTGGCGACGGCTACCGTCTGCGCCAAGTTCGGCATGCCGTGCATCGTCTACATGGGCGCGGAGGACATCGAGCGGCAGCGGCTCAACGTGCTGCGGATGCAGCTCCTCGGCGCAGAGGTGCGCCCGGCGACAAGCGGCTCGCAGACGCTCAAGGACGCCACCAACGAGGCCATCCGCGACTGGGTGCAGGACCCCGACAACACGTTCTACATCATCGGCTCGGTCGTCGGCCCGCATCCGTACCCGATGATGGTGCGCGACTTCCACTGCGTGATCGGCGAGGAGACGCGCGCGCAGCTCAAAGCGAAGGAGGGCCGCGAGGTGCCGGACGCCGTGGTCGCGTGCGTGGGCGGCGGCTCGAACGCGATGGGCATCTTCTACCCCTACTTGAACGACGACGTGCGCCTCGTCGGCGCTGAAGCGGCGGGCGAAGGCCTCGACGGCAAGCACGCCGCCACGCTCACGCTCGGCGAGCCGGGCATCCTCCACGGCGCGATGAGCTTGCTGCTGCAAGACGACGCTGGGCAGGTTCAACTCGCCCACAGCGTCTCCGCGGGCCTCGACTACCCCGGCGTTGGACCGGAGCACGCCTACCTCAAGACGTCGGGCCGCGTGGACTACCGCCCCGTCACCGACCGCGAGGCGCTCGACGGCGTAACGCTGCTTTCGGAGACAGAGGGCATCATCCCCGCGCTCGAAACCGCGCACGCCTTCGCCGTCCTCGCCGACGTGTGCGCCGACCTCGGCCCCGACGACCTCGTGGTCGTCAACTGCTCCGGCCGCGGCGACAAAGACATGGAGACGATCGCGGCGTACCTGTAG
- a CDS encoding dihydroorotase, translating to MSDLLLTGGTLLDPTTGETRRADVLIRDGRIAEIGEALSADGVETYDATGKHISPGWFDMHVHFREPGQEHKETIATGVRAAAFGGFTGVACMPNTEPPIATRDVVEFVRKRAEGLPVDVHPIGTVSKGRAGESLAELGDMQAGGAVAFSDDGSPVQHGGLMRRALEYARTLGAPILGHEEDLTLNAEHGHMHEGAVSTRLGLSGIPGLAEEAMIARDALLAQFTGGHVHVCHISTAKAVDIVRQAKAQGVPITAEACPHHWTLTDEAVATSHFDTHTKMHPPLRTQADVDAIKAGLADGTIDVIATDHAPHAPHEKEVEFIAAPFGILGLETCWGLTVRELVKPGVLSLAEAVRKLTVTPREILNIEVPTLAVGEAANLTVFDADTEWTFEARHIHSKSKNTPFVGAPMVGRAWAIYNNGQFVEALV from the coding sequence ATGTCCGACCTCCTCCTGACCGGCGGCACGCTCCTCGACCCAACGACTGGCGAGACGCGCCGCGCCGATGTGCTCATCCGCGACGGCCGCATCGCCGAGATCGGCGAGGCTCTGAGCGCCGACGGGGTCGAGACGTACGATGCCACCGGCAAGCACATCTCGCCGGGGTGGTTCGACATGCACGTGCACTTCCGCGAGCCCGGGCAGGAGCACAAGGAAACGATCGCGACGGGCGTCCGAGCCGCGGCCTTCGGCGGCTTCACGGGCGTGGCGTGCATGCCCAACACCGAGCCGCCCATCGCCACGCGCGACGTGGTCGAGTTCGTGCGCAAGCGCGCCGAGGGCCTGCCCGTCGACGTGCACCCTATCGGCACCGTGTCGAAGGGCCGGGCGGGGGAGTCGCTCGCCGAGCTGGGCGACATGCAGGCAGGCGGCGCGGTCGCGTTCTCCGACGACGGCAGCCCCGTGCAGCACGGCGGGCTGATGCGCCGCGCGCTCGAATATGCCCGCACGCTGGGCGCGCCGATCCTGGGTCATGAGGAGGACCTCACGCTCAACGCCGAGCACGGCCACATGCATGAGGGGGCCGTCTCGACGCGCCTCGGCCTATCGGGCATCCCCGGCCTCGCCGAGGAAGCCATGATCGCCCGCGACGCGCTCCTCGCCCAGTTCACCGGGGGCCACGTCCACGTCTGCCACATCTCGACCGCCAAGGCCGTCGATATCGTCCGGCAGGCGAAGGCGCAGGGCGTCCCGATCACCGCTGAGGCGTGCCCGCACCACTGGACGCTCACCGACGAGGCCGTCGCCACGTCGCACTTCGACACGCACACCAAGATGCACCCGCCGCTCCGTACGCAGGCCGACGTCGACGCCATCAAGGCGGGCCTCGCCGACGGCACCATCGACGTGATCGCGACGGACCACGCGCCGCATGCGCCCCACGAGAAAGAGGTCGAGTTCATCGCCGCGCCATTCGGCATCCTCGGCCTAGAGACCTGCTGGGGGCTCACCGTCCGCGAACTCGTGAAGCCGGGTGTGCTTTCGCTCGCCGAGGCGGTCCGCAAGCTCACCGTCACCCCGCGCGAGATCCTGAACATCGAGGTGCCCACGCTGGCCGTCGGCGAAGCAGCCAACCTCACCGTCTTCGACGCGGACACCGAGTGGACCTTCGAGGCGCGGCATATCCACTCGAAGTCGAAGAACACCCCGTTCGTCGGCGCGCCGATGGTGGGACGGGCGTGGGCCATCTACAACAACGGGCAATTCGTCGAGGCATTGGTGTGA
- the sufC gene encoding Fe-S cluster assembly ATPase SufC, translated as MLTITNLHARVEDNEHEILKGLSLDIKPGEVHAIMGPNGSGKSTLASILAGHEDYEITEGAIDFDGEDLLEMDPEERAREGVFLAFQYPVELPGVSAMQFMRAAVNAKRAHHGEEELSVSDFLKLMREKAEFVGLNSKLVSRSVNEGFSGGEKKKNEIFQMAMLDPKLAILDETDSGLDIDALKVVSDGVNKLRSENRAFLLITHYQRLLNYIQPDYVHVLVDGRIVKSGGKELALELEEKGYDWIKQEAAVPA; from the coding sequence ATGCTGACCATCACCAACCTCCACGCCCGTGTCGAGGACAACGAGCACGAGATCCTCAAGGGCCTGAGCCTCGACATCAAGCCGGGCGAGGTCCACGCCATCATGGGCCCGAACGGCTCCGGCAAGAGCACCCTTGCTTCCATCCTCGCCGGCCACGAGGACTATGAGATCACGGAGGGCGCCATCGACTTTGACGGCGAGGACCTACTGGAGATGGATCCGGAGGAGCGCGCCCGCGAAGGTGTGTTCCTGGCGTTCCAGTACCCGGTGGAGCTACCCGGCGTGAGCGCGATGCAGTTCATGCGCGCGGCTGTCAACGCCAAGCGCGCACACCATGGCGAGGAGGAGCTCAGCGTGAGCGACTTTCTCAAGCTGATGCGCGAGAAGGCCGAGTTCGTGGGCCTCAACAGCAAGCTGGTCAGCCGCTCGGTCAACGAAGGCTTCTCCGGAGGCGAGAAGAAGAAGAATGAGATCTTCCAGATGGCCATGCTCGACCCGAAGCTCGCCATCCTCGACGAGACCGACTCCGGCCTCGACATCGACGCCCTCAAGGTGGTGTCGGACGGCGTGAACAAGCTGCGCTCGGAGAACCGTGCGTTCCTCCTCATCACGCACTACCAGCGGCTCTTGAATTACATCCAGCCAGACTACGTGCACGTCCTCGTCGACGGCCGCATCGTGAAGTCGGGCGGCAAGGAGCTCGCGCTCGAACTCGAAGAAAAGGGCTACGACTGGATCAAGCAGGAAGCCGCCGTTCCGGCCTAA
- a CDS encoding vWA domain-containing protein, whose protein sequence is MNNALTELVCVIDRSGSMQSIRDDAIGGFNAFLDSQKQGEGDARLTLVFFNHEYGLVHNAAPIESVDPLTTETFVPRGNTALLDAVGRTIDDVGARLAETPEAERPGTVLVCILTDGLENASSDYTRDRVKSMIEHQQSKYGWGFQFLAANQDAFAEAGSIGIAPVNAMPFVANAEGTKAAFAQVSARATKARSKK, encoded by the coding sequence ATGAATAACGCCCTCACCGAACTCGTCTGCGTCATCGACCGCTCCGGCTCGATGCAGTCCATCCGCGACGATGCCATCGGCGGCTTCAACGCCTTCCTCGATTCGCAGAAGCAGGGCGAGGGCGACGCCCGCCTCACGCTCGTCTTCTTCAACCACGAGTACGGCCTCGTCCACAACGCCGCGCCCATCGAGTCCGTCGACCCGCTCACCACCGAGACGTTCGTCCCGCGCGGCAATACGGCCCTCCTCGACGCCGTCGGCCGCACCATCGACGACGTGGGTGCGCGGCTGGCCGAGACGCCTGAGGCTGAGCGCCCAGGCACGGTGCTCGTCTGCATCCTCACCGACGGCTTGGAGAACGCGTCGAGCGACTACACCCGCGACCGCGTCAAGTCGATGATCGAGCACCAGCAGTCGAAGTATGGCTGGGGATTCCAGTTCCTCGCTGCCAACCAGGACGCCTTCGCGGAGGCGGGCAGCATCGGCATCGCGCCGGTCAACGCCATGCCATTCGTTGCGAACGCGGAAGGGACGAAGGCGGCGTTCGCTCAGGTGTCGGCGCGGGCGACCAAGGCGCGCTCGAAGAAGTAG
- the sufD gene encoding Fe-S cluster assembly protein SufD, with amino-acid sequence MQPPVLSTAPPFVERAVEAYEKAYALRGTNGTPDRVKALRRHAFETFKALGLPGRRSVRAIREAYKYTNVERALRHGYAFPHFTDDTRLVGADLDPFRIPDLDAYTVVVINGVYIEALSDWDALPDGVTLEGLREAFHDYPDLVAEHYGKHLQIEDDAFAALNTAFDQDGVFVHVPEGIELEKPIHIISVLNTDDDAVVQTRHLFVVEAQAKATIIESQVSTRSGAQTLGNYAVEAYVAEEGNLDHYLIQDEGDAASQIRASQFVQETQSYCSTITVTLASRLVRNNLALLPGAPFCDTHLLGLYVAQGNAQVDNHTTLDHAAEDCESNELYKGILTDKAMGVFNGRVLVRRDSQRINAYQQSAAVLLSDNARNYAKPELEIYADDVKCSHGSATGQLDAEALFYLRARGIGKRQAEALLLQAFAGEVLEEIKVEPLKDYLLDRVETRLHA; translated from the coding sequence ATGCAGCCCCCCGTCCTCTCCACCGCCCCGCCGTTCGTCGAGCGCGCTGTCGAAGCCTACGAGAAGGCCTACGCGCTCCGTGGCACCAACGGCACGCCCGACCGCGTGAAGGCGCTCCGCCGCCACGCCTTCGAGACGTTCAAAGCGCTCGGCCTACCCGGTCGGCGCTCCGTCCGCGCGATTCGCGAAGCGTACAAGTACACCAACGTTGAGCGCGCACTCCGCCACGGCTACGCGTTCCCGCACTTCACCGACGACACCCGCCTTGTCGGGGCCGACCTCGACCCGTTCCGCATCCCCGACCTCGACGCCTACACGGTGGTCGTCATCAACGGCGTCTACATCGAGGCGCTCTCCGACTGGGACGCGCTGCCTGACGGCGTCACGCTCGAAGGGCTCCGCGAGGCGTTCCACGACTACCCGGACCTCGTCGCCGAGCACTACGGCAAGCATCTCCAGATCGAGGACGACGCCTTCGCCGCGCTCAACACCGCGTTCGACCAAGACGGTGTCTTCGTGCACGTCCCGGAAGGCATTGAGCTAGAGAAGCCGATCCACATCATCTCGGTGCTCAACACCGACGACGATGCCGTCGTGCAGACGCGCCACCTGTTCGTCGTGGAAGCGCAGGCCAAGGCGACCATCATCGAGTCGCAGGTGAGCACCCGCTCCGGCGCCCAGACGCTCGGCAACTACGCCGTCGAGGCCTACGTCGCGGAGGAAGGCAACCTCGACCACTACCTCATCCAGGACGAGGGCGACGCCGCCTCGCAGATCCGCGCCAGCCAGTTCGTGCAGGAGACGCAGTCGTATTGCTCGACCATCACGGTGACGCTCGCGAGCCGCCTCGTGCGCAACAACCTCGCGCTGCTGCCCGGCGCCCCCTTCTGCGACACGCACCTGCTCGGCCTCTACGTGGCCCAGGGCAACGCGCAGGTTGACAACCACACGACGCTCGACCACGCCGCCGAGGACTGCGAGTCGAACGAGCTCTACAAGGGCATCCTCACGGACAAGGCGATGGGCGTCTTCAACGGCCGCGTGCTCGTGCGCCGCGACAGCCAGCGCATCAACGCCTACCAGCAGAGTGCGGCCGTGCTGCTGAGCGACAACGCGCGCAACTATGCCAAGCCCGAGTTGGAGATCTACGCCGACGACGTGAAGTGCTCGCACGGCTCCGCCACGGGCCAGCTCGACGCCGAGGCACTGTTCTACCTCCGCGCGCGCGGCATCGGCAAGCGCCAAGCCGAGGCGCTGCTACTGCAAGCCTTCGCAGGCGAGGTGCTCGAAGAGATCAAGGTCGAGCCGCTGAAGGACTACCTCCTCGACCGCGTGGAGACACGTCTGCACGCATAG
- a CDS encoding DNA double-strand break repair nuclease NurA encodes MLDFHQLHGQFRDFAGYRREAEERHARQRLDAREALAGCAASWEQVSEDAQRAGWRVLLANLREDPGVGQACSPRPDFVTVVATDGSQIYPDRHIEPACYLLNVGCIAFQYGTTEPPVMRAAPSLRYRDQDLDALRGDDGEAAIHDLTTEVVSALRDQLELEQLLQTAHEARRSARPILAIADGTLIRWMVRGMKNRRLEQKLIGDYLQVLDAFLEHGLPVCSYVSQPGNNELVNLLRFYCGETERSTAADTLTGLLDRHVIEDTLAVGERSGCFASGSHILDEYGPHRICAFYVRLEGEVARVEIPAWVADQPEWVDLIHAVVLDQCEKGGGYPIILQEAHERAVVRQQEKALFYHILDRQMHHAGMATTGTSLKAASKRAPRV; translated from the coding sequence GTGCTCGATTTCCACCAGCTTCACGGGCAGTTTCGCGACTTCGCGGGCTACCGCCGTGAGGCGGAGGAGCGGCACGCTCGGCAGCGCCTCGACGCGCGGGAGGCGCTGGCCGGGTGTGCGGCTTCGTGGGAGCAGGTGTCGGAGGACGCGCAGCGGGCCGGGTGGCGGGTCCTGCTTGCCAACCTGCGTGAGGACCCCGGCGTCGGGCAGGCGTGCAGCCCGCGCCCCGATTTCGTGACCGTGGTGGCGACCGACGGCTCGCAGATTTACCCCGACCGCCACATCGAGCCGGCGTGCTACCTGCTCAACGTCGGCTGCATCGCGTTCCAGTACGGCACCACCGAGCCGCCCGTGATGCGCGCCGCGCCGAGCCTCCGCTACCGCGACCAGGACCTCGACGCGCTCCGCGGCGACGACGGCGAGGCGGCGATCCACGACCTCACCACCGAGGTGGTCTCGGCGCTGCGCGACCAACTCGAACTCGAACAACTCCTCCAGACGGCGCACGAGGCGCGGCGCTCGGCCCGCCCGATCCTGGCGATAGCCGACGGCACGCTCATCCGTTGGATGGTGCGCGGCATGAAAAACCGCCGCCTCGAACAGAAACTCATCGGCGACTACCTCCAGGTTCTCGATGCCTTCTTGGAGCACGGCCTCCCGGTTTGCTCCTACGTCTCGCAGCCGGGCAACAACGAACTCGTCAACCTGCTGCGCTTCTACTGCGGCGAGACCGAGCGCAGCACCGCCGCCGACACGCTGACGGGGTTGCTCGACCGGCATGTGATCGAGGACACGCTGGCCGTGGGCGAGCGCTCCGGCTGCTTCGCGTCCGGCTCGCACATCCTCGACGAGTACGGCCCGCACCGCATCTGCGCGTTCTACGTCCGGCTCGAAGGCGAAGTCGCCCGCGTGGAGATCCCCGCGTGGGTCGCCGACCAGCCCGAGTGGGTCGATCTCATCCACGCCGTCGTGCTCGACCAGTGCGAGAAGGGCGGCGGCTACCCGATCATTCTGCAGGAGGCCCACGAGCGGGCCGTCGTCCGGCAGCAGGAAAAGGCGCTCTTCTACCACATCCTCGACCGCCAGATGCACCACGCGGGCATGGCGACGACCGGTACCTCGCTCAAGGCCGCCTCCAAGCGCGCACCGCGCGTGTAG
- a CDS encoding DUF192 domain-containing protein: MLRVFPALLLLAALVLAACGGDEPARTEVPPGALIQQPDSIPFTKHGELQIVRPDGRVIVDLAIEIADSDSATQRGLMQRSGLPEDSGMLFIFPNPRPLSFYMANTPLSLDIMFFSPDSVFLNAATYTQPFSPENLTSEGIGQFVLETEAGFVDQVGLTQGDRITWTRTDR, encoded by the coding sequence ATGCTCCGCGTCTTCCCCGCCCTACTCCTGCTTGCCGCCCTCGTCCTCGCCGCCTGCGGTGGCGACGAGCCCGCACGCACCGAAGTGCCGCCCGGCGCGCTCATCCAGCAGCCCGACTCGATCCCGTTCACGAAGCACGGCGAGCTGCAGATCGTGCGGCCCGACGGACGCGTCATCGTAGACCTCGCCATCGAGATCGCCGACTCTGACTCGGCGACGCAGCGCGGCCTGATGCAGCGCAGCGGTCTCCCTGAGGATAGCGGCATGCTGTTCATCTTCCCCAACCCACGCCCGCTGAGCTTCTACATGGCCAACACACCGCTGTCGCTCGACATCATGTTCTTCAGTCCCGATTCGGTGTTCCTCAACGCGGCGACCTACACGCAACCGTTCTCGCCGGAAAACCTGACTTCGGAGGGCATCGGCCAGTTCGTGCTGGAGACCGAGGCCGGCTTCGTGGACCAGGTCGGCCTCACGCAGGGCGACCGGATCACCTGGACGCGTACGGACCGCTAG
- a CDS encoding 2'-5' RNA ligase family protein, which produces MRRSSMQEPHRRLRARYDAIWADARPIVAAGQARINPYLRDEVEDTRRGLTLAARIAPGPRSALMTALTALTNDEPGVYLYPEASLHVTVQSLVQVQDDAQPLLALRDDFLDAVRPVLRRSPPFGLVCWGLTGSRDAVLLQGYPTDEALDHLRASLQAALKRAGLAQALDDRFEVAIAHATVARYRAPLRNPARFAACLDAHRQTGFGAMTVTEVEAVDTDWFMTPRLARVCERFHLRG; this is translated from the coding sequence GTGCGCCGCTCATCCATGCAGGAGCCGCACCGGCGGCTTCGCGCCCGATACGATGCCATTTGGGCGGACGCACGCCCAATTGTGGCAGCTGGGCAGGCGCGGATCAATCCGTACCTGCGCGACGAGGTTGAGGACACGCGCCGAGGGCTGACCCTGGCGGCCCGCATCGCGCCCGGTCCGCGCTCAGCGCTGATGACAGCGCTCACCGCGCTGACCAACGACGAGCCGGGCGTCTACCTCTACCCCGAAGCGAGCCTGCATGTCACCGTGCAGTCCCTCGTGCAGGTGCAGGACGACGCGCAGCCCCTGCTCGCCCTCCGCGACGACTTCCTAGACGCCGTACGGCCCGTCTTGCGGCGCTCTCCGCCGTTCGGGCTCGTGTGCTGGGGCCTGACGGGGTCACGCGACGCCGTGCTGCTGCAGGGCTATCCGACGGACGAGGCGCTCGACCACCTCCGAGCTTCGCTCCAGGCCGCGCTCAAGCGCGCGGGGCTCGCGCAGGCGCTCGACGACCGGTTCGAGGTTGCCATCGCCCACGCAACCGTAGCGCGCTACCGCGCTCCGCTCCGCAATCCGGCGCGTTTCGCAGCCTGCCTCGATGCGCACCGGCAGACCGGGTTCGGCGCGATGACCGTGACCGAGGTCGAGGCGGTCGATACGGACTGGTTCATGACACCTCGCCTCGCCCGCGTCTGCGAGCGGTTCCACCTGCGAGGCTAG
- the sufB gene encoding Fe-S cluster assembly protein SufB has protein sequence MSTYTEHDFFEDVSQEGYKYGFTTEVESEKAPKGLSEETIHFISDQKGEPDWLREERLKAYRHFEKMLAETDGEVPDWALLEIPNIDFQDAYYYAAPGKKPRYDSIDDVPPEILADFEKLGIPLREQATLAGVAVDAVMDSVSVATTFKKELAEQGIIFCSFSEAVEEHPELVRKYMGSVIPYTDNLFAALNSAVFSDGSFCYIPKGVRCPMELSTYFRINEANTGQFERTLLICEEGGYVSYLEGCTAPMRDENQLHAAIVEIIAMDDAEVKYSTVQNWYPGDKEGNGGIYNFVTKRGLCEGRNSKITWTQLETGSAITWKYPSCILKGDGSVGEFYSVAFTKDYQQADTGTKMIHLGKDTRSTIISKGISAGKSNNTYRGQVKVLKGAKNARNFSQCDSLLIGDRCGAHTFPYIEINNRTAKVEHEATTSKVGEDQMFYCKARGLTEQDALNLIVNGYAKEILQKLPMEFAVEAQKLLSVQLEGSVG, from the coding sequence ATGAGCACCTACACCGAACACGATTTCTTCGAGGACGTCTCCCAAGAGGGCTACAAATACGGCTTCACTACAGAGGTTGAGTCCGAGAAAGCCCCCAAGGGTCTCTCGGAGGAGACGATCCACTTCATCTCCGACCAGAAGGGGGAACCCGACTGGCTGCGCGAAGAGCGCCTGAAGGCCTACCGCCACTTCGAGAAGATGCTCGCCGAGACCGACGGCGAGGTCCCAGACTGGGCGCTCCTGGAGATCCCCAACATCGACTTCCAGGACGCCTACTACTATGCCGCGCCCGGCAAGAAGCCGCGCTACGACTCCATCGACGACGTGCCGCCGGAGATCCTGGCTGACTTTGAGAAGCTCGGCATTCCGCTCCGCGAGCAGGCCACCCTGGCCGGCGTTGCCGTGGATGCCGTGATGGACTCCGTCTCTGTCGCGACCACGTTCAAGAAGGAGCTCGCCGAGCAGGGCATCATCTTCTGCTCGTTCTCCGAGGCTGTCGAAGAGCACCCGGAGCTCGTGCGGAAGTACATGGGCTCGGTGATCCCCTACACTGACAACCTCTTCGCCGCGCTCAACTCGGCCGTCTTCTCCGACGGGTCGTTCTGCTACATCCCGAAGGGCGTGCGCTGCCCGATGGAGCTCTCGACCTACTTCCGCATCAACGAGGCCAACACGGGCCAGTTCGAGCGCACGCTGCTCATCTGTGAGGAGGGCGGCTACGTCTCTTACCTCGAAGGCTGCACCGCCCCGATGCGCGACGAGAACCAGCTTCACGCTGCCATCGTCGAGATCATCGCCATGGACGACGCCGAGGTGAAGTACTCGACCGTCCAGAACTGGTACCCTGGCGACAAGGAAGGCAACGGCGGCATCTACAACTTCGTGACCAAGCGCGGCCTCTGCGAGGGGCGCAACTCCAAGATCACCTGGACGCAGCTTGAAACGGGCTCCGCGATCACGTGGAAGTACCCGTCGTGCATCCTCAAGGGCGACGGCTCCGTCGGCGAGTTCTACTCGGTGGCCTTCACGAAGGACTACCAGCAGGCCGACACGGGCACCAAGATGATCCATCTCGGCAAGGACACGCGCTCGACAATCATCTCGAAGGGGATCTCAGCCGGTAAGTCGAACAACACGTACCGCGGTCAGGTGAAGGTGCTCAAAGGCGCGAAGAACGCCCGCAACTTCTCGCAGTGCGACTCGCTGCTCATCGGCGACCGCTGCGGCGCACACACCTTCCCCTACATCGAGATCAACAACCGCACGGCGAAGGTCGAGCACGAAGCGACTACATCCAAAGTCGGCGAAGATCAGATGTTCTACTGCAAGGCACGCGGCCTCACCGAGCAGGATGCCCTCAACCTGATCGTGAACGGCTACGCCAAGGAGATCCTCCAGAAGCTCCCCATGGAGTTCGCCGTCGAAGCCCAGAAGCTCCTCTCCGTCCAACTCGAAGGCTCGGTCGGCTAG